The DNA region CGCGCTCCACGATCACGCCGCCCCGGGCCCGGCTCGCCGCCGCCTGGACCCGCGACACGGTATCCGGCCCGAAGGAGAAGAGGCCCGTGAGATAACCCGGCATCCCCGTGCCGAAGAGCCGCACCCCCAGCCGTCCTGCCGAACGCCGGGCGGTGATCTCGGTGTAGGGCAGGACGGTGCGGCCCGTGAGGCGGGTGACCACGAGTGCGTACTCCTCCAGCGAGTACGACAAGCGGCGCGGCGCGAGCCAGAAGACGGCGGCCAGGAGAACAGCCAGCGCGCCGAGCGGCCACACGGCGCCTCCGGGCGACCGGGCTGCCAGTCCCGCCACCACCAGCGTCACGGCCAGAATCAGCCACCACAGGAGGGGTGGCGCCTCCGCCCGCGCGACCGGCACAGCTTCGCTCATGGGAGGAGTCTAGCGGGGGCGGGCCGGGGAGTCCTCTACCCCCAGGCGCAACCGCAACCCTTCCCGCCGTCCTTCCCGGGCGCAGGGCGTAGCCTGGAGCGCGTGAAGTGGTCGGATCTCTGGACGCTCGCGTGGCGGGGCTTATCTCGCCGCCCGGTGCGCACGCTCCTCACCGCGCTCGGCATCACCGTGGCGGTGGCGAGCATGGTGGTCTTTCTCTCCCTCGGCGAGGGGATCCGCAAGGTCTTCACGGCGGAACTCGGCGGCATCGGGCCCGACGTGCAGGTCAGCCTCAGCGGCTTTACCCAGGGCTTCGCGCCCCAGCCCAACCTCCCCCAGGCGGTCGTGGGGGACATCCAGAAGCTCTCGGGCGAACTGGGCATCACCACCGTCACGCCCGTCGTGATGACGGTGCGCAGCAGCCTCGACGTGTCGCAGAGCGTGGTGCTGTACGGCCTCCCGGCGGCGCAGGGGGTGGGGGCGGTCTTTCCCAAGGTCACCCCGGCCCTGGGGCGCACCCTCACCCCGGCGGACGAGGGGCGGGGCGTGGCGGTCGTCGGGGCGAAGGCGGCGCAGAACCTCCGGCTGAAGCCGGGCTCGGTCCTCAACCTCAACCGCCGCAACCGGGTTCAGGTCGTCGGGGTCCTCGCGCCCGAGTCGGGGCTGGTGGACAACTTCATCTTCCTGCCGCTCTCGACCCTGCAACGGGCGGAGGGGGCGCAGGGGCGGGTGTCGCTGGTGGCCCTCAAGCTGGCGAACCCGCGCGACGCCCGCGCGGTGGCGACCACGCTGGGCGAGCGGCTGAACGTGGAGGCGCAGACGCAGTCGGATTTCCTCTCGTTCGTGGACCGAGCCCTCAGGATCAGCGACGCGGTGCGCTTCGGCATCTCGCTGATCGCCCTGATCGTGGGCGGATTGGCGGTGGCGAACACGGTGATGATGGGTGTCTTCGAGCGCACCCGCGAGTTCGGCACCCTGCGCGCCATCGGGGCGCGGCCCGCCTTCGTGCGGGCGCTGGTGCTCACCGAGTCGCTGCTCCTCGCGCTCGCGGGCGGGGTGGGCGGCCTGCTGCTGGGGCTGGGGGGCATCTGGGCGGTGAACCTCTACACCCAGAACCTCGCCGGGATCGACGCGGCGGCGCTGACCCCCCGGCTGACCGCGCTCGCGCTGGGGATCAGCCTGCTGCTCGGCCTGCTCTCCGGCCTCCTCCCGGCGCGGGGCGCGGGGCGCCTGAGCATCACCGAGGCGCTGGGGCGGGTGTGATGATCGCGCTTCCCTCCCCCGCCGTGTCCGTCCTCGCGGCCCTGGACCTGTCGCGCGTCTACCCCAGCGGGGAGGGCACGGTGACGGCCCTGGCCCCCTTCACCCACGCCTTCCCGCCCGGCCTGACGGCGGTGGTGGGGCCCAGCGGCAGCGGGAAGAGCACCCTGCTGGGCCTCCTCGCGGGCTTCGACACCCCGACCACGGGCCGGGTGATCGTGGACGGCACCGACCTGCACGCCCTCTCGGAGGCGGCGCGGGCCGACTTCCGGCTGGCGAATTACGGCTTCGTCTTCCAGAACCATAACCTCGTGACCATCCTGACCGCGCTGGAGAACGTGGAGTTCCCGCTCGCGCTGGCGGGCGTGCCCCCCCGGGAGCGGCGCGAGCGGGCGCGGGCGCTGCTGGGCGAGGTGGGGCTGGGGTCGCGCGCCGGGCACCTGCCCTCCCAGCTCTCGGGCGGCGAGGCGCAGCGGGTGGCCGTGGCCCGCGCCCTGGCCCGCGACCCGCGCGTGATCCTCGCGGACGAGCCCACCGGCAACCTCGACAGCCGCACCGGGGAGCGGGTCCTCGACCTCCTCCTCGCCTCCGCGCGGGCAGGCCGCACCGTCGTCCTGATTACCCACGACCGGGACGTGGCAGCCCTGGCCGACCACACGCTGCGGGTGCGGGACGGGGTGGTCACGCCTCAGGGCTGATCGCTGAGGGCCGGCCCCTCACTGGATGCTCGCCCGTGCGTCGCGCAGCCACAGCACCCGGCCCTTCTCGTCTTTCAGGCTCACGACGACCTGCACGCCCTCGCCGGAGCGCAGGCCCTCGGCGGCGCCGCGCCCGGTCCCCTGGAGGCAGCGGTCATCGCCGCAGTCCTTGCGGTCCCGGGCGCCCACCGGGGCGTTCCACACCCCGTCCTCGGTGACCACGTACACGCCCGTCACCTTGAGGACGGGGATCGGGGCGTGCTTCGCCTGCACCCGCACCCGCACCTGGAAGGTATCGTCCCCCAGGGTGGGGGTCGCCTCGGCGCGCAGGCTGCGGCCCCCGACTTGGAGGGTGGTGGGCGCGGCGAGGAGGTCCCCGGCGGTCGGCTCGGGCGTGCCCAGCGTGCCGCACGCCCCCAGCAGGGCGGCGGCCACGGGCAGGAGCCAGAGACGCCTCATGAGGACAGGATAACAGAAATCGCCTCTCATGAGAAGTCCCCCTTCACCCTTCGGGGGTCCGCCTCCTCACCAGCTCAGGTCAGGGGTGGTGACCACCCGGTCGGCGGGGAGATCGGTAAAGAGAGGGTAGGTCAGCGTGTAGGTGCCGGGAATCACCCGCGCGAGGACGATGGCCTCGCCCTCCACCCGGGGCGTCACGCTGGCGAGG from Deinococcus aetherius includes:
- a CDS encoding ABC transporter permease, producing the protein MKWSDLWTLAWRGLSRRPVRTLLTALGITVAVASMVVFLSLGEGIRKVFTAELGGIGPDVQVSLSGFTQGFAPQPNLPQAVVGDIQKLSGELGITTVTPVVMTVRSSLDVSQSVVLYGLPAAQGVGAVFPKVTPALGRTLTPADEGRGVAVVGAKAAQNLRLKPGSVLNLNRRNRVQVVGVLAPESGLVDNFIFLPLSTLQRAEGAQGRVSLVALKLANPRDARAVATTLGERLNVEAQTQSDFLSFVDRALRISDAVRFGISLIALIVGGLAVANTVMMGVFERTREFGTLRAIGARPAFVRALVLTESLLLALAGGVGGLLLGLGGIWAVNLYTQNLAGIDAAALTPRLTALALGISLLLGLLSGLLPARGAGRLSITEALGRV
- a CDS encoding PH domain-containing protein, with product MSEAVPVARAEAPPLLWWLILAVTLVVAGLAARSPGGAVWPLGALAVLLAAVFWLAPRRLSYSLEEYALVVTRLTGRTVLPYTEITARRSAGRLGVRLFGTGMPGYLTGLFSFGPDTVSRVQAAASRARGGVIVERGGTAFFLTPADPEAFLHSLAARGVRVGR
- a CDS encoding ABC transporter ATP-binding protein translates to MIALPSPAVSVLAALDLSRVYPSGEGTVTALAPFTHAFPPGLTAVVGPSGSGKSTLLGLLAGFDTPTTGRVIVDGTDLHALSEAARADFRLANYGFVFQNHNLVTILTALENVEFPLALAGVPPRERRERARALLGEVGLGSRAGHLPSQLSGGEAQRVAVARALARDPRVILADEPTGNLDSRTGERVLDLLLASARAGRTVVLITHDRDVAALADHTLRVRDGVVTPQG